In Larimichthys crocea isolate SSNF chromosome VII, L_crocea_2.0, whole genome shotgun sequence, the genomic stretch CAACCAGCAAAGCCGAAAAAGTTTCAAACTCTAACCCATTAACTGAAAATACATGTACCTTGAAAAAAACCATCTTGTGACCAAAGACATTTGGGTTGAGAATCAGTTCTAGTTAGCGGCTTTTAGACCAGTATCCTGGGGCAGATCCATTGATCTAGCTGTCCGTGTACATGTTGCTGTGATGTTGTGTCACTTCCCTTTCAGCTTTAACTAATTCCTGTATGCAGACAGACgatgttcaaactgttttctaaCATTTCAAAGATCATTGTTTGGGTTCAACTCTCTCAGAACATCCAGAAACATGGGTGACCTTAGAGGAGTGGGAGTGACCCCGTCCTTCAACCAGTCCTCAGTATCCAACAATTCGACTCCCTGTGAACAGGTGGACACCTCAGGCCAtgtcttcttcatggtgatCTACAGTCTGATGTTTGTGGTGAGTCTCAAATGTTcacattctctgtctgtcttaaaGAGCTAACCCCAACTGTCACATCAAATCctgtaaatgttgtaaatccacttcctgtcttgtctctgtttcctctgtagGTTGGTTTGATCCTCAATGGTTTCACCCTGAAGGTTTACTTCTGCCGACCTCAGCAGCTGACGACCAGCAGTATGACCATCTACCTGAAGAACCTGGCAGCTGCCGACTTACTTATCAGTCTTTGTCTCCCCATCCGAATCATGTACTATGCCAGCCGCTCTGTCCCCATCTTCCAGGTCTTCTGCAGCTTTGGTACCTCCGCCTTCTTTATGAACATGTATGCCAGCATCCTGTTCATGGGCTACATCGCAGCTAACAGGTAGGACTGGACTGGAGCTAAAGCAGGGCAGCTTGTTATTAGTTTTTAATAAGTTCATTGTGATTGTGCAAGTTTTTATTTGACGTCTTTGTGAACACTGGTCTGGTGCCAGTGTTGGTTACGATTCATTTACTGACGCCtggctctcctctctgcaggtatCTGAAGATCGTCCATCCTTTAGGAACTCACATCTTAGGGAAAGTGCGACCTGCCCACATCATCTCCACAGTAACCTGGGTTTTCCTCCTGACCATAATGAGCACCTTCATCATCCTGTTGTTCCTCACACAAAACTTGACTTCTGTTACCAACAGAAGGACCTGTGAAGACCTGTACAGTGACCAGGTCAACCTGTTCTACAAAATTGTCCAGTTCGGCTGTGTTGTCATCTTCCTGTTTGTCCTCGCCTCCCTGGTCTTCTTCTACTACAGCACCTCCCGCAGGCTGTCGCTGGCACAGCAGAGGCAGCCAGCGTCCTCCAGCAACAAGAAGCTCGCCAAGTCCCGCAGGAACATGTTGGTGCTGGTCAGCGtcttctgtgtttgctttgtccCTTACCACCTGGTTCGTCTTCCCTATGTTTTCTTGAGGCGCCAGTGTTCACATAGCCAGGTGTTCTTCTACCTGAAGGAGCTGACCATCATTGTGTCAACTCTTAACGTCTGCCTGGACCCTCTCATCTATTTCATCTTCAGCAAGGCCTTCAGGGCCCAGCTGGGCTTGAGGAAGTTGTTCAGGACCACACAGGTCCCAATGAATGAAGGAAACAACGAGGATGAACAGCGACGTGCAGACGAGTGCTGTCAAAATCAACAGGAGGACATTGAAGCAGAAAGTTCTTCTGTAGCTTCAGGCTAGCAGACACCAACGCCCAATACAACACAATATCAACTCTTTTCTGGAGTTTACCTGTACCACAATCATTCCAGGGCATGGACTTATTAATACTATTGACTTTAAAAACATGGATTACAAAAAATACTTATGTTCaatgtatttgtcttttctcaTGTATCATATCACAGTAGTGGATCATTCACATCTTCTTTTGCCACACCCTGCCACAGTCTTTACAAACAAAgtgttcattgtttttcatttcatgaaaaatCTCATTATAACTTCACCGATTGGAAATATTGTCTTTAATATTATCAGTACTGATGTAGttgttgaggtcacctgtgggtcgttgacTCAGCTTGTCTTCATATCGTCGTTTGGGTGTCATGGGCGTAGATCAGGGGTCATCAACTACATTTGTCCACGGCCAGAATTTTTCTCAGCAGACACCATCAGGGCCAGATGctcttgtaaaataaaatgaaataaatattgtatactcattaatatattattatttcatatggttGATGTTTTATATAATCAGTCTTTGAATACTGAAATCACGTTTAAGTAAAATATTCAATATCTCCCAACTGCTTGGGTATCTCTATCATAAAGTGCTGGTGTAGTACTTTCATATATTACTGATATATACTGTTATAAAGTTATTTATAGCCTCTTTAGCACATTTCCTGTTCTGGTTCAGTGTCAGAGGTTCAGTTGTAACCGCatcatttttctctgcagatcCTCCCCCTCCACATAAAAGCTGTTTAGAATATAGTCAAACAATTCTTAACCACATATTCAcacggacacacagacagaggtaAGTGCTGCAGATAACTCTTTGTACTTTCACTGCATCAGTTCTTTGTATGAGCTGTAAGTACGGTAAATTACAACAATGTTCACATACATAAGAGCTTTTGTagcatattgtatttttatgcgTTAACTGCTAActggaatttaaattctatttcaCTGCTGTGATCACAAACAGTAGCATTGGTGCATTGTAGCATTGCCCAAGCCCTAGTTtggaaaacatttcatatgTGTGATAATATATGTATTTTGATTGTGATTTTCTTTGCTGATGATGTGATATTCTTCATGACTGCAGAAACAGTTCATTCCCACAGAGTGCACTTTGAAGATTAACATTTAagtctttgtttagtttttgttgatttcattattgttgtttttatatttgatttatttttagtttcaatcgttgcctttcttttttattgtcttcttttttattattttgattgcATATGTAATTCTTTGAGTTTCTTAGTCAGCATCTGAGAACACAACTGATCTGAAAAATTAGGGGGAAAAAACTCTGAAACCAAAATTGAGTAGAAGGactatttctttctctcctctcagatTTATCTTCTGTCCACTTATAAGGATATTTAAATTGGTAATCAGTCAATAATCCagtttaggtttaggttttctctgctgctgctgctgtggtctgtCACTTCCCTTCCAGCTTTAACTAATTCCTGTATGCAGACAGATgatgttcaaactgttttctaaCATTTCAAAGATCATTGTTTGGGTTCAACTCTCTCAGAACATCCAGAAACATGGGTGACCTTAGAGGAGTGGGAGTGACCCCGTCCTTCAACCAGTCCTCAGTATCCAACAATTCGACTCCCTGTGAACAGGTGGACACCTCAGGCCAtgtcttcttcatggtgatCTACAGTCTGATGTTTGTGGTGAGTCTCAAATGTTcacattctctgtctgtcttaaaGAGCTAACCCCAACTGTCACATCAAATCctgtaaatgttgtaaatccacttcctgtcttgtctctgtttcctctgtagGTTGGTTTGATCCTCAATGGTTTCACCCTGAAGGTTTACTTCTGCCGACCTCAGCAGCTGACGACCAGCAGCATGACCATCTACCTGAAGAACCTGGCAGCTGCCGACTTCCTGACAAGCCTTAGTCTGCCCAATCGAATCATGACCTatgccagcagctctgtccCCATCTTCCAGATCTTCTGCAGCTTTGGTGCCTCCGCCTTCTGTATGAACATGTACGCCAGCATCCTGTTCATGGGCTACATCGCAGCTAACAGGTAGGACGATATTGTCTTCGTGGAGAGGAGGGCCCACTCCTGCAGCTACATCTACGAGCCACAGACTTGTCTGGTGCCGTCCACCAAAATAACCCTACGTCATATTGAAACTTCTCCAGACAAACTAAACCTACTTTTGATCCTTTCTGTACCAAGATGTTGAAAAAAAGACACTATTTGCATAATTTTGCACACAGCAATGCAGTGTTTTTCAATTTAATGTGACCTCTGATTGGCCCATAGATTGTTACATTTCATATATTGCATATACCTCTCTGCAGGTATCTGAAGATCGTTCATCCTTTAGGAACTCACAGCTTGGGAAAAGTGCGACCTGCCCACATCATCTCCACAGTAACCTGGGTTTTCCTCTTGACCACGGTGAGCACCTTCATCATCCTGTTGTTGCTCACGCAGAACAAAGAATTGACTTCTGTCCCCGACACAAGGACCTGTGAAGACCTGTACAGTGACCAGTTCAGCCTGTTCTACAAAATTGTCCAGTTTGGTTGTGTTGCCATCTTCCTGTTTGTCCTCGTCTCCCTGGTCTTCTTCTACTACAGCACCTCCCGCAGGCTGTCGCTGGCACAGCAGAGGCAGCCAGCGTCCTCCAGCAACAAGAAGCTCGCCAAGTCCCGCAGGAACATGTTGGTGCTGGTCAGcgtcttctgtgtttgttttgtcccttACCACCTGGCTCGCCTTCCCTATGTTTTCTTGAGTAGCCAATGTTCACATAGCCGGACGTTCTTCTACATGAGTGAGTTGACCATCATGGTGTCAGCTCTCAACGTCTGCCTGGACCCTCTCATCTATTTCATCTTCAGCAAGGACTTCAGGGCCCAGCTGGGCCTTACGAAGTTATTCAGGACCACACAGGTCCCAATAAATGAAGGAAACAATGAGGGGAGGAGCAACAGGACAGGAGATGAGCAGCAACAAAATCAACAGCAATCGACAACAGGCGTTCTGTAATGGACACCTTCACTGAAGATGTTCAGGCTTCTAACAGACGTGTAGTTGTATCTTTGACTCTTGTACTTTAGCTGACCCATGTGGGGGCAGCAGATTTAGTTTGAAGGACGTCATCACATCATGATCGTGCAGAGGTGCAGccaatcatttctgttttttccgaAAAGAAGGAAATGTGTGGTGCCATGCTGTTACTATATTAATAATGTGTTGCATCTGCAAAATAGGTGTTGCATTGGTGACCACAGGCTCTTTCAGTTCTCGTCTGTTTGCACtgctaacacacaaacaaaacacctattatttaattaattatatatatatatatatattatatatatcagaAACCTGAAAGATGTACCACCCTCTACAGACTCAGCTCGCAAACAGCCCCAATAAATACGTAAGTATTATATGATCTGAAGCTTAAGAGTCTACATGACTTCACGTGTGCCACAAAACCAAATCAGCTGAATTGACCAGAAATGTTTGATAGTCACAACAGTAACGTGACTGCAGCAGAGTCAGGTCTCGCACGTTTGATGCCCCATCATCAAAGTCCACTTTCACTTCCACATCAGGAttctttttcctgtctttcttgtgtctcttgtctctctcctttAAATCCtcgacaataaataaaacaaaacaacgtgTATCCTacgtgtttttaatatataatgtcatttatttacagtatttttacattattctgcatatatattatacatttattttcatcaaactttaaaatatcacattatAACACTGACTTGATCACAAAAGAATTAGAAACGCTGTCATTGTGAATATTAACTTAAATGATTTATATCCCGAAAAACGTCAGTGCCAACTTATCACTTTGTATTATTTACACGAActcaaaattttaaaaaaatgctttagCCTGAAGCTTGCTTAGCCTTCAGAGGtttgtcgctgtgttcactgttagactggacactgccggttcagagggtTCTGCGCTGTGTCCACTgttgactggacactgctggttctgaggttctgtcgctgtgttcactgttagactggcaCTGCTGGTttgaggttctgtcgctgtgtccATGTTAGACTGACACTGCTGGTCAGAGGTCTGTCGGTGTTCAcggttagactggacactgctggttcagaggttctgtcgccgtgttcactgttagactggacactgctggttctgaggttctgtcgccgtgtccactgttagactggacactgttgGTTcggaggttctgtcgctgtgttcactgtttagactggacactgccggtttcagaggttctgtcgctgtgttcactgttagaatggacactgcggttcagaggtttctgtcgctgtgttcactgttagactggaacTGCCGGTTCCGcggttctgtcgccgtgttcactgttagactggacactgccggttcagaggttctgtcgctgtgttcactgttagactggacactgccggttcagaggttctgtcgctgtgttcactgttagactggacactgccggttcagaggttctgtcgctgtgttcactgttagactggacactgctggtttgGAAGTCATTATCAGGCCCCCAGTCCAGCCAAGTAGCACTAGCTGCAGTTCTTAGCGGTGGCAGTGCAATCACTAGTAGCTACTGTAAGCACCAATCAGTACCCACTAAAAGTCCCTCCCTATCTGACgatttttacaggaaacaatTCAAACTTAAGacaccacttcctgtttcaatGGGACTTTAAGGTCTGTTCGTGGCTAGTTGTTTGGTCCTCTCTCATTTACttgtcttctctcctttcccccTAAATGTTGCTCAGACTCTGGGCGGTGGTCAGGGATCTCCTCGCCCCTCTTCCCGACAGTTTTCTCAGCAGCGACTCTCTGAAGATTCGGCACATCAGGAAGTAGATGATGGGGTCGAGGCAGACATTGAGCGCTGACAGGAAGAGCGTCCCCTCCTTCAGCTGGAACAGCAGG encodes the following:
- the LOC109142629 gene encoding uncharacterized protein LOC109142629; translation: MGDLRGVGVTPSFNQSSVSNNSTPCEQVDTSGHVFFMVIYSLMFVVGLILNGFTLKVYFCRPQQLTTSSMTIYLKNLAAADLLISLCLPIRIMYYASRSVPIFQVFCSFGTSAFFMNMYASILFMGYIAANRYLKIVHPLGTHILGKVRPAHIISTVTWVFLLTIMSTFIILLFLTQNLTSVTNRRTCEDLYSDQVNLFYKIVQFGCVVIFLFVLASLVFFYYSTSRRLSLAQQRQPASSSNKKLAKSRRNMLVLVSVFCVCFVPYHLVRLPYVFLRRQCSHSQVFFYLKELTIIVSTLNVCLDPLIYFIFSKAFRAQLGLRKLFRTTQVPMNEGNNEDEQRRADECCQNQQEDIEAESSSCSNCFLTFQRSLFGFNSLRTSRNMGDLRGVGVTPSFNQSSVSNNSTPCEQVDTSGHVFFMVIYSLMFVVGLILNGFTLKVYFCRPQQLTTSSMTIYLKNLAAADFLTSLSLPNRIMTYASSSVPIFQIFCSFGASAFCMNMYASILFMGYIAANRYLKIVHPLGTHSLGKVRPAHIISTVTWVFLLTTVSTFIILLLLTQNKELTSVPDTRTCEDLYSDQFSLFYKIVQFGCVAIFLFVLVSLVFFYYSTSRRLSLAQQRQPASSSNKKLAKSRRNMLVLVSVFCVCFVPYHLARLPYVFLSSQCSHSRTFFYMSELTIMVSALNVCLDPLIYFIFSKDFRAQLGLTKLFRTTQVPINEGNNEGRSNRTGDEQQQNQQQSTTGVL